The segment AGAAATTTATGGAtcccttaaagaaggaaaatccAAAAAGAAACTGCTACACGATCTCGACACATTACGACCAATTTGggacgaaaaacaacaactgatACGAGTGACAGGTAGAGTAGGTCCAGCCTTAAGAGACCTACTTATTGAACCGCCGATACTTCTCCCTGCAAATGAGAGAATAGTCGACTTGCTGATCCACCATCATCATGTCAAACGGAAACCCACCGGTGTTCAATCAACATTAACCTATCTCCGTAATCGGTTCTGGATTATTTGTGCTCGACAACGCATCAAGAGTGTCATCAAGCATTGTGGAAAATGCCAACGAGCTCAATCGCGCCCTTTCGACGAAGAAGCCGCTTCCATGCATTTGGATCGTACCAAGAAGGCACAGCCATTCGAAATCATTGGAATTGATTATTTCGGGCCGATGTACGTTTTGGAAGAGGTCCTTTTGATTGAGAAAGACAAGGAAGGGAACGATGTCGAGAAAACTCGGGTTGGTGAAAAAAAGGTGCACGCGTGTTTATTCACTTGTGCCGTCACAAGAGCTGTACATCTTGAGCTCGTGACAGACCTTACCACGAAAACGTTCATGCTCGCTCTACGCAGAATGATGTCCAGAAGAGAAGATTGTAAGACAATCTATAGCGATAACGCAGCAACATTCACATGCGCCGCTAAACTTGTAACAGAAGACCCTACTTAAGCAAATTGGCTATCAAGTAAGGGAATTGAGTGGAAATTCTCTCCGAGCTTGGCACCCTGGTGGGGCGGGTTTTGGGAGAGAATGGTGCGTTCGGTAAAGGAGCCGTTACGCAAGGTATTAGGGAAAATGAAGGTGAGCTACGATCAACTTCTCACCATCCTGGTGAAAATTGAAGCAATCGTGAACTCACGACCTCTCACATATGTTTCCGGAGACGCACAAGCGTATGAAGTGCTATCTCCACAAAGACTTTTGACTGGAAGACAGCCTGGCGCCACGACGGAGGCTTCCGAGCTGACCACAATGAGCCGCAACGTGATCGACTTAGATAAGCAACGAAGCGAACACGCTCTAACTTGGTGGAGGCTATGGCAAAAATCTTACTTGTCCGACTTAAAAAGATTCCATTGTCGCAAGGGAAAGGGTACTAGAATCCCCCGCgttggcgaaatcgtcctgctAAAGGAGCCAAATATCAAGCGTGTTTCGTGGCCTACGGCCATTATAACGGAATTGATTCCCGGCTATGACGGCAAGATACGAGCTGTAAAGTTACGTCTTCGTtcagaaaaggaaacaacACGAGGTCTCCAGACCATTTATccattggaaattcaacatgaCGTGGATCCGCCCGTCAATGTTTCCGTAGACGGATCTAGAGAAGCCGAGGCTGGCCAAGAAGAAGGAGGTGCATCCGCGCCTAAGAAGAAACCCCcccgcaagaagaaaaaggaatcgcCGAGGAGGACTCGCGATTCCGGtggggaggatgttgcggatcacgacccgccacctgacggacaattaactaggtcgggccgactagttcgcaagcccactatttttgatttatagtatgtgtaaggccgccaggggtgctgtgttcagcgtcttcttggtggccgatctcggttaatgttccttcttcgcaattgttcaaCAAGGTAGAGCAGACGCCATAATAAGTTGTGTCAGAATCTGAATAAAAGCTAGAGAATCAGCAACAATTTACCTGAGTCAAGTGTTTTCAAATCAATAATTACTTATCAGGTATTATCAGTAAAAGTAATTACTGTCAATTACGAAACtcaaaactatttttttgtagatCGGACAGTTCAGTCACAAATTCTAGTAAAAAATCGTTGATGCAGTTTGGTTTCTTGATGCCACAAAATACTCCAACTACAATTAGTTCGGCATATTCTACGTCGTATAACTTCCCCACAATGGGCCAAAAACTGTTCCCACTACTTTTAACTAAAGGGAGCCCATCGATATTCCATATAAATTGCAAAACATTTGGAATGTCCTTTGAGTTCAAAAGAGCCAAAACAACAGCAAGAGTCGAAGCTATGCCAAAATTTAAGAAGGAACCAGGCTGAACAACTCTATATTGAATTCTTGATCTCAGTGACTTGAGCAGTGTTCTCGAGTCCAAAGGAAGATACGCCAGACCAGCTTCTCTGTTTAAACGCTTCAATAGGTTCGAGACATGAGCTCTTCGTATGTTGCAATCCAGTACCCATTCAGCAAGACTCCGTCTCACAGCTTCTTCATGAGAAACATCAATGTTCTCATCATTTAAATTGACCAGCCAATCATTGACGTAGTCATCTGGGATGGATGATTCACTAACAGATTTGTGGTAAGAATCATCTTCCTCCAAAGGTTCCTCCCAGTCAATTTTTTCATCGTTCATGAAATGTTGGTAATCTGTGGTATAACCTGAAGCACCTGAAGCCTGACTGTCACCTTCAAGAAAATTGGGATGGcctgggaataaacataaatgaATAAGGATTGTGATTCATAATGTTACTGTGTTACCATTAAACTCATTGCTCATTGATGTTGTCCCAACACTTGCTAGAGGAAGATGTAAGTGTTCATCGGTGTTGACACTCTTGCTTGATGTAGTTTCGCTGTTGACAACTTCAGCTGCGAGTACATTTTCATCACCTAACATTACACAGAAATATATTAGGATGTCAATATACACCACATTATTATTCTATAGAAGTAGTATTACCAATCAACTCTTTCCTCAATGCTGGTGTAACACTTGTTGGTGATGGAGGCAAGTCATTGCTGATGTTCACAGTCCCGTCAGTTGCCTCACAATGAGTTCCAACATCATCTGTTAGTAAATTCTGACTCCCTATAATGAAAGTCATAAAATTAATGAAGATTACAACACACCCCAGCCATGGAGTAACATTCAACATTGCATTTACTAAACATGGTTTACTAGAACGGagttttcaatcaaatttacttaCAAAGCAATCCATCAAtgtatttgtttgtgtattcTTTTTTCCGTCTTAGTGTTTGGCGGTATCCCACTTCTATTTTCTTGGTCCGAACAGCATTAGGGTCATCCTGTTTTCCATCAGCCATTATTTTAACACCAGGCAGCATGGAAAATTAGATagacatttttaatttttagtctGTTCGCCTCAACTCAAAAAGATGAACGAGTGTAATGCCATCGACATAGTGGCTGCTCTAACCACAACCAGTCAAAGATTGTCTAACTTCTTTGATtacagtttttgttttacctaaTGTTTCGGCATAATACgttaaattattattaacgAATTAagccaattttttaaatttcagatatttaaatatatactTCATTTTATAGTTCAAAATAgaatgtaaaatttaaataagaTTCTTGCTTTCACCACAGTCGCTTGTTTGCGCCCACCGCCCAGCATCCGGTAGCAGACGAGAAAAAGTAGTCGCGtggttggttttttgttttagatttGCTTTTCGTACAACACATACCACATGCTTGAACTGGTTAATACCATTCTTGATTGCACTATATATTTCGAATGATGGATTCTCAAATTCAAAGTAGTGTAAGTAATTAAAGTAATGCCGTGTATGTTTTCTTGTATATTTATCAATACCTGTTTCACTTTTGGAACAGGGAAGCAAGCAAAACAAGTTTCACATCGTAAATTTAGACGTGGATGTCGTGATTCTGAACAAGAAAGTGAAACAAGTACAATTGGCAGTTGTACCGGATATTTGGGTGTCAGATGGAATCTGCTACTACCCTAATTCCAAGAATTCCCTGCCTTATGTCATGAGAAGATCCCCCGTTggaaaaaattggaaaacatATCC is part of the Daphnia magna isolate NIES unplaced genomic scaffold, ASM2063170v1.1 Dm_contigs137, whole genome shotgun sequence genome and harbors:
- the LOC116922368 gene encoding uncharacterized protein LOC116922368, with protein sequence MLPGVKIMADGKQDDPNAVRTKKIEVGYRQTLRRKKEYTNKYIDGLLWSQNLLTDDVGTHCEATDGTVNISNDLPPSPTSVTPALRKELIGDENVLAAEVVNSETTSSKSVNTDEHLHLPLASVGTTSMSNEFNGHPNFLEGDSQASGASGYTTDYQHFMNDEKIDWEEPLEEDDSYHKSVSESSIPDDYVNDWLVNLNDENIDVSHEEAVRRSLAEWVLDCNIRRAHVSNLLKRLNREAGLAYLPLDSRTLLKSLRSRIQYRVVQPGSFLNFGIASTLAVVLALLNSKDIPNVLQFIWNIDGLPLVKSSGNSFWPIVGKLYDVEYAELIVVGVFCGIKKPNCINDFLLEFVTELSDLQKNSFEFRN